In Dyadobacter subterraneus, a single genomic region encodes these proteins:
- a CDS encoding DUF4126 domain-containing protein, whose amino-acid sequence MEIFLSICLGVGLSASSGFRVFLPMLVANIATLCGWITPGEGFAWMATWPAFFVLLTATIAEISGYYVPFIDNLLDTIATPAAVLAGILLSTSFIQIDNPVLHWGLGIILGGGTAGLVQAGTGLLRLFSSKTTAGFGNPVVSTAENIASFSLSGLAVFLPIVALALVVLLILWLFKRIGRLRKSK is encoded by the coding sequence ATGGAAATTTTTCTAAGTATTTGTCTTGGAGTGGGCCTGAGCGCCAGCAGCGGTTTTCGTGTATTTCTACCGATGCTGGTCGCTAATATTGCTACGCTGTGTGGATGGATAACGCCGGGTGAAGGCTTTGCATGGATGGCCACCTGGCCGGCATTTTTTGTTTTATTGACAGCAACTATTGCAGAAATTAGTGGTTACTATGTTCCTTTCATTGACAATTTACTGGATACCATCGCCACCCCGGCTGCCGTTCTTGCCGGAATTTTACTTTCGACTTCTTTTATTCAAATTGATAATCCGGTACTGCATTGGGGCTTAGGAATTATTCTGGGTGGCGGCACTGCTGGTTTGGTTCAGGCTGGTACGGGTCTGCTGCGCTTATTTTCGTCAAAAACAACAGCCGGCTTTGGCAACCCGGTCGTGTCCACGGCTGAAAATATTGCTTCGTTCAGTTTGTCAGGTCTCGCCGTTTTTCTGCCGATCGTTGCTTTGGCGTTGGTAGTTCTGCTGATACTTTGGCTTTTCAAAAGAATAGGAAGGTTAAGAAAATCTAAATAG
- a CDS encoding ABC transporter ATP-binding protein, giving the protein MNQETKSGQIFDLPTLKRLYTFVRPYQKQFYLLIVIIMVNAVLAPLTPLLIKYTIDKPIAEGNYNQLAIMLGVMVLVLIVQGVVQFWNTYMSGWLGQYIIRDIRVQLYEKIIGLRLKFFDNTPIGRLVTRTISDVETLSNVFSDGMAAIAGDILQLTLIIAVMFYTDWKLSIISLSMIPLMLFCTYVFKEKIKDAFNEVRAAVSNLNSFVQEHITGMSIVQIFSSEDIEYEKFQEINKIHRDANIRSILYYSVYYPVADVISAAGTGLVVWYGSKQILNAEVTFGTVTAFVMFINLFFRPIRQLADRFNTLQMGIVSTDRILKLLDSDEYTSNEGTYVPEVIKGEVEFKDVWFAYNDEDYVLKNINFKVREGETIAFVGATGAGKSSIINLLSRFYDINKGQIFVDGVEVHEYELNALRKNIGVVLQDVFLFSDTIENNIRLGDFTITHEKIVEAAKLVGVHDFIERLPGGYTYNVMERGATLSVGQRQLISFVRAMVHNPKIIVLDEATSSVDSETEELIQKAIEKLMVGRTAIVIAHRLSTIQEANKIIVVDKGEIMEEGTHEQLLEKEAFYANLYRMQYKEVLKIG; this is encoded by the coding sequence GTGAATCAGGAAACCAAAAGCGGCCAGATATTCGATCTGCCAACTCTTAAACGTTTATATACATTCGTTAGGCCTTACCAGAAGCAGTTTTATTTGCTGATCGTGATCATTATGGTCAACGCGGTATTGGCTCCGTTAACACCACTTTTGATAAAATATACCATTGATAAACCGATTGCCGAGGGGAATTATAATCAGCTGGCGATTATGCTGGGTGTTATGGTTTTGGTCTTAATTGTGCAGGGCGTTGTCCAGTTTTGGAATACCTATATGTCAGGCTGGCTTGGGCAATATATTATCCGTGATATCCGCGTTCAATTGTATGAAAAAATTATTGGACTGCGGTTGAAATTTTTTGATAATACACCAATCGGTCGTTTAGTAACGCGTACAATTTCTGATGTAGAAACGCTTTCTAATGTATTCAGTGATGGTATGGCGGCTATTGCAGGCGATATTTTGCAGCTGACATTGATCATTGCCGTTATGTTTTATACCGACTGGAAATTGTCAATCATCAGCCTTTCGATGATTCCGTTAATGCTTTTTTGTACCTATGTTTTCAAAGAAAAAATTAAGGATGCTTTTAACGAAGTACGTGCTGCTGTTTCTAACCTGAATTCATTTGTTCAGGAGCATATTACCGGAATGAGTATCGTTCAGATTTTTAGCAGTGAAGATATTGAATATGAGAAGTTTCAGGAAATTAACAAGATTCACAGAGACGCTAATATCCGGTCAATTTTATATTACTCAGTTTATTATCCGGTTGCCGACGTAATTTCTGCGGCGGGTACGGGGCTTGTAGTTTGGTATGGTTCGAAACAGATTTTAAATGCGGAAGTTACTTTCGGTACCGTTACTGCATTTGTCATGTTTATCAACCTGTTTTTCCGTCCGATCCGTCAATTGGCCGACCGTTTTAATACGTTACAAATGGGAATTGTAAGTACCGACAGGATTTTGAAACTGCTTGATAGTGATGAATATACCTCAAATGAAGGCACTTATGTACCGGAAGTAATCAAAGGCGAGGTAGAATTTAAAGATGTCTGGTTTGCCTATAATGACGAAGATTATGTTTTGAAAAATATCAATTTCAAGGTACGTGAAGGAGAAACAATCGCTTTTGTAGGAGCGACCGGTGCCGGAAAATCTTCGATTATAAATTTATTAAGCCGTTTTTACGATATCAATAAAGGACAGATTTTTGTCGATGGCGTTGAGGTTCATGAATATGAATTGAATGCTTTACGGAAAAATATTGGTGTCGTTTTGCAGGATGTTTTTCTATTCTCCGATACCATTGAAAACAATATCCGTTTAGGTGATTTTACAATTACGCATGAAAAGATTGTAGAAGCAGCAAAACTGGTTGGTGTTCATGATTTTATTGAAAGACTTCCGGGCGGTTATACTTACAATGTGATGGAGCGAGGAGCAACCTTATCCGTTGGTCAGCGACAGTTAATTTCCTTTGTTCGTGCGATGGTCCACAATCCTAAAATCATTGTTCTGGATGAGGCCACGTCTTCTGTGGATAGCGAAACGGAAGAACTGATCCAGAAAGCAATTGAGAAATTAATGGTAGGCCGTACAGCCATCGTTATCGCTCACAGACTTTCAACCATTCAGGAAGCAAACAAGATTATTGTTGTCGATAAAGGTGAGATTATGGAAGAAGGCACGCATGAGCAATTGCTTGAAAAAGAGGCATTTTATGCGAATTTGTACCGGATGCAGTATAAGGAGGTTTTAAAGATTGGGTAG
- a CDS encoding helix-turn-helix transcriptional regulator codes for MEKVLPRSLSVYPTVHFLSRKEREVLVLVAMGMTLKEISIKLDVLPKSIDNYKDRITKKLGVNGYGALGHFAFENKALLLELGVFLFPKPVVEISKVRTLPFKEMENTAGGGNRTVKYRF; via the coding sequence ATGGAAAAAGTATTACCCCGATCCTTGTCGGTATACCCGACTGTCCATTTTCTTTCCAGAAAAGAACGAGAAGTTCTCGTGCTCGTCGCCATGGGAATGACTTTAAAAGAGATTTCTATCAAGCTGGACGTTCTTCCCAAAAGTATTGACAATTACAAAGACCGGATTACTAAAAAATTGGGTGTGAACGGATATGGCGCACTGGGCCATTTTGCTTTCGAGAACAAAGCTTTGCTCCTTGAACTAGGGGTTTTCCTCTTTCCAAAGCCGGTAGTTGAAATTTCAAAAGTCAGGACCTTGCCGTTTAAAGAAATGGAAAATACTGCGGGAGGCGGTAACCGGACTGTAAAATACCGTTTCTGA
- a CDS encoding ATP-binding cassette domain-containing protein, translated as MNSSTGLCWPIYGTVLDNIILGLKPECENLESFFNQEPYLTFLNTLPQGLMTLVGEEGLNLSGGQKQWIGIMRALFHKPGLLLLDEATSAMDAQNERKVLNLLNSLKTDIAILYVSHRLHTLANFCDRIYILEEGNLVISGSHDELLETDNMYSRFWKDLEIEFLVR; from the coding sequence TTGAACTCATCTACTGGATTGTGCTGGCCTATTTATGGAACGGTGTTAGACAATATAATTCTGGGGCTAAAACCGGAGTGCGAAAACCTGGAATCTTTTTTTAATCAGGAACCTTACCTGACTTTCCTGAACACTTTGCCGCAGGGATTGATGACATTGGTGGGAGAAGAAGGATTAAATTTATCAGGTGGTCAAAAGCAGTGGATTGGCATTATGCGCGCCTTGTTTCATAAGCCGGGGCTGTTGCTTTTGGACGAAGCCACGTCTGCGATGGATGCACAAAACGAACGAAAGGTTTTGAATTTATTAAACAGTCTCAAAACTGATATAGCCATTCTTTACGTATCACATCGCTTGCATACACTGGCTAATTTTTGTGACCGAATTTATATTTTAGAGGAAGGAAACCTGGTTATTTCCGGTTCTCATGATGAATTACTTGAAACAGATAACATGTATAGCCGGTTTTGGAAGGATTTGGAAATTGAATTTTTGGTGAGATAA
- a CDS encoding penicillin-binding protein 1A, which yields MEVIKTFYKNLKAMFQFIGTQLRTIIKSIVFRISAFFVGTTKTEAFFLSLHQNREAYHAWWDKNLDKNSAFYRPIVFTWKFFLYGFIGFFFYIFCIETNFLWLMGSMPSVEDLQNPKVSQSSEIYTSDGVMIGKFYTENRTPVSYDQISPNLIKALIATEDIRFYEHSGIDYRAMAGVAFGIAKGETDRGGGSTVTQQLAKKLFKTRKRDARGLLGYVPGLSTLIYKTKEWITAIKLERNFTKQEILTMYFNTVDFGNNAYGINTAAKSYFSKSPDSLNVQEAAVLVGLQKATTTYNPVRNIKRSLERRNVVIGQMQKYGYLSAKAADSISALPIELKTKFETPYDGNANYFKNAVVDFVKKWGDENGYDLYTDGLKIYTTIDSRMQEKAEEAMTQKMKQLQRVFEDHWGKQNPWIDEDGKEIPDFLESVVKRTSRYKSLAAKFPNQPDSIKWYLNKKDTMMVYDWKTSGEIKKYWSSMDSLDYYKHILRAGMMAMDPHNGNIKAWVGGLDYNYFKYDHVKQGRRQPGSTFKPFVYTTAIDDSTYNMSPCDEIEDKPFVKTYMEDGEEKEWKPKNANGYFTYSNMTLRRALAQSINSVTAQLTDDVGPANVVRYAKKMGITTPLKAVPSIGLGPFDVTLYDMVAAYSVFVNNGQYTEPILVTKIEDQNGKIVQEFAPEPRQAISPESAFLMVNMLRGGVEEAGGTSGSIRWKFDVTKNNNEIGGKTGTTSNNSDGWFMCITRDLVIGAWVGGDDRSIHFRTTNLGEGAKTALPIVGSFLEKIYKDKSIGIEPGPFPKPSFKIDKEYNCPNYFQSSRSDTLNVGGDSTGTGGADDDFLIGPPPIPSTSDTGRKN from the coding sequence ATGGAAGTTATCAAAACCTTCTACAAGAATCTGAAAGCAATGTTTCAATTCATTGGAACACAGCTTAGAACAATAATTAAAAGTATAGTCTTCCGTATTTCTGCATTCTTTGTCGGCACGACAAAGACAGAAGCGTTTTTTCTTTCCCTGCATCAAAATAGGGAAGCCTATCATGCGTGGTGGGACAAAAATCTTGACAAAAACTCCGCTTTTTACAGGCCTATCGTTTTTACATGGAAGTTTTTTCTATATGGATTTATAGGATTTTTCTTTTACATCTTTTGTATTGAAACGAACTTCCTCTGGTTGATGGGAAGTATGCCAAGTGTAGAAGATCTTCAAAACCCGAAAGTTTCGCAGTCTTCAGAAATTTACACTTCTGACGGTGTCATGATCGGTAAATTTTATACTGAAAACAGAACGCCGGTTTCTTACGATCAAATTTCCCCAAATCTTATTAAGGCGCTTATCGCTACTGAGGATATTCGTTTTTACGAACATTCAGGGATTGATTACCGGGCGATGGCTGGTGTGGCTTTTGGTATCGCAAAAGGCGAAACGGATCGTGGTGGCGGAAGTACTGTAACACAACAGCTGGCAAAAAAACTTTTCAAAACCCGAAAAAGAGATGCACGCGGATTGCTGGGATATGTTCCCGGATTGAGTACGCTGATTTATAAAACCAAGGAATGGATCACGGCCATTAAGCTGGAAAGGAATTTTACAAAACAGGAAATCCTGACCATGTATTTTAATACGGTAGATTTTGGAAATAATGCTTACGGAATTAATACCGCAGCAAAATCTTATTTCAGCAAATCTCCGGATAGTTTGAATGTACAGGAGGCAGCTGTTTTGGTAGGTTTGCAAAAAGCTACCACGACTTATAATCCGGTACGAAATATCAAAAGATCGCTGGAACGTCGTAACGTCGTTATTGGTCAGATGCAGAAATACGGTTATTTATCTGCAAAAGCTGCGGATTCAATCAGTGCTTTACCGATTGAATTAAAAACCAAATTTGAAACGCCATACGACGGCAACGCCAATTATTTCAAAAATGCGGTTGTTGATTTTGTAAAAAAATGGGGTGATGAAAATGGCTATGACCTTTATACGGACGGATTGAAAATTTACACAACCATTGACTCCCGCATGCAGGAAAAGGCAGAGGAAGCAATGACTCAGAAAATGAAACAGTTGCAACGCGTTTTTGAAGATCACTGGGGAAAACAAAATCCATGGATTGATGAAGACGGAAAAGAAATCCCTGATTTTCTTGAATCGGTGGTAAAACGTACGAGCCGTTACAAGTCACTGGCAGCGAAATTTCCAAATCAGCCTGACAGCATAAAATGGTATCTTAATAAAAAAGACACCATGATGGTTTATGACTGGAAAACCAGTGGCGAGATAAAAAAATACTGGAGTTCGATGGACTCTCTGGATTATTACAAACATATTCTGCGTGCAGGTATGATGGCGATGGATCCGCATAATGGAAATATCAAAGCCTGGGTTGGTGGACTAGATTACAATTATTTCAAATATGACCACGTAAAACAGGGAAGACGCCAACCAGGATCAACTTTCAAACCTTTTGTTTATACCACGGCTATTGATGATTCAACTTATAACATGTCGCCATGTGATGAGATTGAAGATAAGCCATTTGTAAAAACTTACATGGAAGATGGTGAGGAGAAAGAATGGAAGCCGAAAAATGCAAATGGCTATTTTACTTATTCCAATATGACTTTACGCCGTGCATTGGCACAATCTATCAACTCCGTTACAGCTCAATTAACTGACGATGTGGGACCGGCCAATGTGGTGCGTTATGCCAAAAAGATGGGAATCACTACGCCCCTGAAAGCGGTACCTTCCATCGGCCTTGGACCGTTTGATGTTACGTTATATGATATGGTTGCGGCTTATAGTGTCTTTGTCAACAACGGACAATATACTGAGCCAATCCTGGTAACAAAAATTGAAGATCAAAACGGAAAAATTGTGCAGGAATTTGCTCCTGAACCGCGTCAGGCAATCAGTCCGGAATCTGCGTTTTTAATGGTCAATATGTTGCGTGGCGGTGTTGAAGAAGCAGGGGGAACATCAGGAAGTATTCGCTGGAAGTTTGATGTAACAAAAAATAACAATGAAATCGGTGGAAAAACCGGTACAACTTCTAATAACTCAGATGGCTGGTTTATGTGTATCACACGTGATCTTGTGATCGGTGCCTGGGTTGGTGGTGACGACCGCAGTATCCACTTCCGGACAACGAATCTCGGTGAAGGTGCAAAAACCGCTTTACCAATTGTCGGGAGTTTCCTTGAAAAAATATACAAAGACAAATCAATTGGGATAGAACCCGGGCCATTTCCGAAACCCAGTTTCAAAATTGATAAGGAATATAACTGTCCAAATTATTTCCAATCCAGCCGGAGTGATACTCTGAACGTAGGCGGAGATAGTACCGGAACAGGTGGTGCGGATGATGACTTTTTAATTGGACCGCCACCGATACCAAGTACGAGTGATACGGGGAGGAAAAATTAA
- the msrB gene encoding peptide-methionine (R)-S-oxide reductase MsrB yields MREVIKSEEEWAKELTGQQCFVLREKGTERPFTSPLNDNKEEGIYVCAACDTPLFSSETKYDSGSGWPSFFTPIAEKSVEEIVDRSHGMIRTEVVCRTCGGHLGHVFNDGPKPTGLRYCMNGVALKFIKKS; encoded by the coding sequence ATGAGAGAAGTAATAAAATCAGAAGAGGAATGGGCAAAAGAACTGACAGGACAGCAGTGTTTTGTTTTGCGTGAAAAAGGTACCGAAAGACCTTTCACCAGTCCGCTGAATGATAATAAAGAAGAAGGAATTTATGTTTGCGCGGCTTGTGATACACCTCTTTTCAGTTCAGAAACAAAATATGATTCGGGATCAGGCTGGCCAAGTTTCTTTACACCGATCGCTGAAAAAAGTGTTGAAGAAATTGTTGACCGAAGTCACGGTATGATCCGTACCGAAGTAGTTTGCAGAACTTGCGGCGGTCATTTGGGTCACGTTTTTAACGACGGACCAAAGCCAACCGGATTACGATATTGCATGAACGGCGTGGCACTTAAATTTATTAAAAAATCTTAG
- a CDS encoding DUF5723 family protein, protein MYRKILLVAGILLGLSTVGWSQFMQGIGMGNYSGTQALYHNPAFVADSRYSVYVNFAGAGLYTANSGVRYNAPYSFLSLITNQVSSEYRNEKGAVLFPRAYLKERLNGRDKWLNAGVDIRLPSIMFGLFKNKIGVGLAARTRVYINGSNITEPLARLLSKTTRETDLQNQHFENQSGRLNVNGLGELAMTVGGTVIDNETDYLKVGITIKRLIGLYNAHVEVDNSSYSIQPDPAWQNRRQLIVADQVNVKYGITRDEAFQNFKPSVSWLLGNAPAGSGWGFDLGAVYEYRPDINKYSYTERGERKRDNSKNKYLYRISASITDIGRVRWRNPTYLLQQEVSTSNKILRYDDFQKLMGSEGAYDAVNKAFGVSGTQAAHFSTVLPMAFQVSGDYNIKPNVYVNALWVQNLIPQTAFGMKSESMLSVTPRYEHKWYEVSVPISIMNRYSSPAIGLAGRAGPIWIGTDHILGLLNVGNPKAFNLYFGVSAGLFRRPPESANKCWPAEDSWIRRIFHKR, encoded by the coding sequence ATGTATAGGAAAATTTTACTTGTTGCAGGAATTTTATTGGGTTTATCAACTGTTGGCTGGTCGCAGTTTATGCAGGGCATAGGTATGGGAAATTATTCCGGAACACAGGCCTTGTATCACAATCCGGCTTTTGTAGCCGATAGCCGTTACAGTGTTTACGTTAATTTTGCAGGAGCTGGCTTGTACACTGCCAACAGTGGCGTCCGTTATAATGCTCCCTACTCTTTTTTGAGCCTCATCACCAATCAGGTTTCAAGCGAATATCGAAATGAAAAAGGTGCAGTCTTATTCCCCCGGGCCTATTTAAAAGAAAGATTAAACGGCCGTGACAAATGGCTGAATGCCGGTGTAGACATACGTCTTCCTTCCATCATGTTCGGACTTTTCAAAAATAAAATTGGTGTAGGACTTGCCGCACGTACACGGGTATACATCAACGGATCCAACATTACCGAACCACTTGCACGTTTATTAAGTAAAACTACAAGGGAAACTGACCTTCAAAATCAGCATTTTGAAAATCAGTCCGGTCGCCTGAATGTTAACGGATTAGGAGAACTGGCTATGACAGTTGGCGGCACCGTGATCGACAATGAAACTGATTATCTTAAAGTTGGTATCACAATAAAGCGGCTTATAGGTTTATATAATGCTCATGTAGAAGTTGATAACTCATCTTACTCCATACAGCCGGATCCGGCCTGGCAAAACAGAAGACAATTAATTGTTGCCGATCAGGTCAATGTGAAATATGGTATAACACGCGACGAAGCTTTTCAGAATTTTAAACCAAGTGTTTCCTGGCTTTTAGGAAATGCTCCGGCAGGAAGTGGCTGGGGTTTTGATTTAGGCGCAGTTTATGAATACCGGCCCGACATTAATAAATATTCTTACACCGAGCGAGGCGAGAGAAAAAGAGACAATAGTAAAAATAAATACCTGTATCGCATTTCTGCCTCCATAACTGATATCGGCAGGGTACGCTGGCGAAATCCTACCTATTTGTTGCAGCAGGAAGTTTCTACATCCAACAAAATTTTGCGCTATGATGATTTTCAAAAATTAATGGGTTCAGAAGGCGCCTACGATGCAGTGAATAAAGCTTTTGGCGTATCAGGAACGCAGGCTGCACACTTTTCAACGGTGCTTCCAATGGCCTTTCAGGTAAGCGGTGATTACAATATTAAGCCAAATGTGTATGTGAATGCACTCTGGGTACAGAATTTGATACCACAAACTGCATTTGGAATGAAAAGCGAATCAATGCTTTCTGTTACACCAAGATATGAACATAAATGGTATGAAGTATCTGTACCAATTTCAATCATGAACCGATACAGTTCTCCCGCGATTGGCTTGGCCGGACGTGCAGGACCTATCTGGATTGGGACAGACCATATACTTGGCTTGTTAAATGTTGGAAATCCGAAGGCATTTAATTTGTATTTTGGAGTTTCGGCGGGATTATTCAGAAGGCCACCAGAATCAGCAAATAAATGCTGGCCAGCCGAAGATTCATGGATCAGGCGAATTTTCCATAAGCGCTAG
- a CDS encoding circularly permuted type 2 ATP-grasp protein, with protein sequence MNFSFSDYQCEEFFDEMFTPDGQIRPGYEHLKNKFENLTNEDLTNRQLATERALLSMGITFNVYSEGEGTERIMPIDIIPRVLPNAEWEWLEKGLKQRIKALNMFIHDVYNEQNILNDGVVPRDLIESSKCFLKPCIGLNPPKGIWCHITGTDLIKGDDGTFMVLEDNLRCPSGVSYMIENRELSKQIFPDVLARTGVRPVSDYPTRLLQMLQHLADRPNPTVAVLTPGIYNSAYFEHSYLAQQMGVELVDARDLVVSDGYVKMRTTSGLQIVDVIYRRIDDTFLDPEAFNLDSLIGIPGIFEVYKKGRVALANAPGTGVADDKVVYAYVPRIIEYYLKEEAIIPNVKTYICREPEDFEYVLENIHELVVKEANEAGGYGMMIGPKATEEEHEIFRQKIRDNPRNYVAQPTISLSRVPCMVDGHAEGRHVDLRPYILYGDDISVIPGGLTRVALRKGSLVVNSSQGGGGKDTWVLY encoded by the coding sequence ATGAATTTTTCATTCTCTGATTATCAATGCGAGGAGTTCTTTGACGAGATGTTTACGCCTGATGGCCAGATTCGTCCGGGGTATGAACATCTTAAAAATAAATTTGAAAATTTGACCAATGAAGATCTGACAAACAGACAGTTAGCTACTGAACGTGCGCTACTTTCAATGGGGATTACTTTCAATGTTTATTCCGAAGGCGAGGGAACGGAACGGATTATGCCGATTGATATCATTCCACGCGTGCTGCCGAATGCGGAGTGGGAATGGCTTGAAAAAGGTTTGAAACAACGCATCAAGGCGTTAAATATGTTCATACACGATGTTTATAATGAACAGAATATTTTAAACGACGGAGTTGTTCCGCGTGATCTGATTGAATCCAGCAAATGTTTTTTAAAACCTTGTATCGGTTTAAATCCTCCAAAAGGAATCTGGTGCCATATTACAGGTACCGATTTGATTAAAGGTGACGACGGTACTTTTATGGTTTTGGAAGATAACCTGCGTTGCCCTTCCGGCGTGTCTTATATGATTGAAAACAGGGAATTGTCAAAACAGATTTTTCCTGATGTGTTAGCGCGTACCGGTGTTCGTCCTGTTTCTGATTATCCGACAAGATTGTTGCAAATGCTTCAGCATCTGGCTGACCGTCCAAATCCTACTGTTGCTGTTTTGACACCGGGAATTTACAATTCAGCATATTTTGAGCATTCCTACCTGGCCCAGCAAATGGGTGTTGAGCTGGTTGATGCGCGTGATCTTGTCGTTTCGGATGGATATGTAAAAATGCGTACAACAAGCGGTTTGCAAATCGTTGACGTAATTTATCGTCGTATTGATGATACTTTCCTTGATCCGGAAGCATTCAATCTTGATTCTTTAATTGGTATTCCAGGTATTTTTGAAGTGTATAAAAAAGGCCGCGTTGCTTTGGCAAATGCACCCGGAACGGGTGTTGCTGATGATAAAGTTGTATATGCTTATGTGCCGCGTATCATTGAATATTATCTGAAAGAAGAAGCAATTATTCCAAACGTAAAAACATACATCTGCCGCGAACCGGAAGATTTTGAATACGTATTGGAAAATATTCATGAGCTTGTTGTAAAAGAAGCCAACGAAGCGGGTGGTTATGGGATGATGATCGGGCCAAAAGCGACGGAAGAAGAACATGAAATATTCAGACAGAAAATACGTGATAATCCACGTAATTACGTAGCACAGCCAACAATTTCTCTTTCAAGAGTTCCTTGTATGGTTGATGGACATGCCGAAGGCCGTCACGTCGACCTTCGTCCTTATATTTTATATGGTGATGATATCAGTGTGATTCCTGGCGGACTTACACGTGTGGCGTTAAGAAAAGGCTCTCTTGTCGTAAATTCATCTCAGGGAGGTGGAGGAAAGGATACCTGGGTACTTTATTAA